A section of the Humulus lupulus chromosome 2, drHumLupu1.1, whole genome shotgun sequence genome encodes:
- the LOC133819967 gene encoding uncharacterized protein LOC133819967, whose protein sequence is MKYRYAMVCSSNQNRSMEAHALLKRQGFDVCSYGTGAHVKLPGPSLREPNVYDFGTPYKQMYDDLRRKDPELYKRNGILPMLKRNLAVKTAPQRWQNNAADGCFDVVFSFEEKVFDMVVEDLHTREHVLMKTVLVINLEVKDNHEEAAIGARLAMELCQQIEAHEMWEDSIDSVVAAFEKQHRRKLLYTISFY, encoded by the exons ATGAAGTACCGTTACGCCATGGTGTGTTCGTCGAACCAGAACCGGAGCATGGAGGCTCACGCCCTCCTCAAGAGGCAAGGCTTCGACGTCTGCTCTTACGGCACCGGTGCCCATGTCAAGCTTCCCGGTCCTTCTCTCCGAGAACCCAATGTCTACGATTTCGGAACTCCCTACAAGCAGATGTACGACGATCTTCGCCGCAAAGATCCCGAACT CTACAAGCGTAATGGGATTTTGCCTATGCTTAAGAGAAACTTAGCTGTCAAAACGGCACCGCAGCGGTGGCAGAATAACGCTGCTGATGGCTGCTTTGATGTCGTTTTCTCGTTTGAGGAAAAGGTTTTTGATATGGTCGTTGAAG ATCTTCACACTCGAGAACATGTTCTGATGAAAACTGTGTTGGTAATCAACTTGGAGGTCAAAGACAACCATGAGGAGGCAGCCATAGGAGCTAGGCTTGCTATGGAGCTGTGTCAACAG atcgaAGCACATGAAATGTGGGAAGATTCCATTGATAGTGTGGTGGCTGCTTTTGAGAAACAGCATCGGCGGAAATTGTTATACACCATCTCCTTCTATTGA